The Kazachstania africana CBS 2517 chromosome 8, complete genome genome contains a region encoding:
- the ACK1 gene encoding Ack1p (similar to Saccharomyces cerevisiae YDL203C; ancestral locus Anc_8.452), protein MNSLEERYNRHIKMEPLENMMDNLTVDEPLEEDEFVIQYRQLYNEVIKELPTFDPDLQLKWFKQLIIKSQDLKFIKNYNINCERLSRELTDERDIDSNRKVILEYAFKLLSKLANMKFPEAIHLLGCFYSHSLPENFPVKVDFNTINQVIRKDDSMALRYYIEGAKLGHPDCAFRSGISFEFRKGIPNDVIDHLAEAFAYYKIGAINCNNSDCMFKLGIFYTYEVVKGKWNLKLGINWLLMSIKFGNSSQACYELGKLYEFDYLIPSLKDKIIAEFDGDISKFKDNEKALTYYHKCATLYDYSLAQWKLGHCYEMGELGLPVNASKSLAWYIKSVTPSTDRKKQPNVIGMLGISGWYLTGIPNVLQPNDTESFKWIHRSCHANNKTKFPRNELILGYYYLNGIGCETDLNLAKIHLTNSANSGNNKAIELLHSM, encoded by the coding sequence atgAATTCGTTGGAAGAACGCTACAATAGACATATTAAGATGGAACCGTTGGAAAATATGATGGACAATTTGACGGTGGATGAACCCTTGGAGGAAGATGAGTTTGTCATACAGTATAGACAGCTGTATAATGAGGTTATCAAGGAATTACCGACTTTTGATCCGGATCTACAGTTGAAATGGTTCAAACAATTGATTATAAAATCTCaggatttgaaatttattaaaaattataaCATTAATTGTGAGAGATTGTCAAGAGAATTGACTGACGAACGTGATATAGACTCCAATAGGAAAGTCATATTGGAATACGCATTTAAGCTACTTTCCAAGTTGGCGAATATGAAGTTTCCTGAGGCAATACATCTTCTGGGTTGCTTCTATTCACATAGTTTGCCAGAAAATTTCCCTGTAAAAGTTGATTTTAACACAATAAATCAAGTTATAAGAAAAGATGATTCGATGGCATTACGATACTACATCGAAGGTGCCAAATTAGGTCATCCAGACTGTGCATTCCGTTCAGGTATAAGTTTTGAATTTAGAAAGGGTATACCGAACGATGTTATCGATCATTTGGCAGAGGCATTCGCCTATTACAAGATCGGTGCGATAAATTGTAACAATAGTGATTGTATGTTTAAATTAGGTATATTTTATACTTACGAAGTTGTGAAGGGGAAATGGAATCTCAAATTAGGTATAAATTGGTTATTAATGTCCAtaaaatttggtaattcCAGTCAAGCATGTTATGAATTGGGTAAATTGTACgaatttgattatttgataCCTAGtttgaaagataaaattattgcCGAATTTGATGGtgatatttccaaatttaaagataatgAGAAGGCATTGACATACTATCATAAATGTGCTACATTGTATGACTATTCCCTAGCACAATGGAAACTGGGTCATTGTTATGAAATGGGTGAATTGGGATTACCCGTGAATGCATCCAAGTCCCTAGCATGGTACATCAAATCTGTTACTCCAAGTACTGACCGTAAGAAACAACCTAATGTCATAGGGATGTTGGGAATTAGTGGGTGGTATTTGACTGGGATACCGAATGTTTTGCAACCCAATGATACTGAATCATTCAAGTGGATTCATAGAAGCTGTCATGCAAATAATAAGACAAAATTTCCAAGAAATGAATTAATACTTGGTTACTACTATCTTAATGGGATTGGATGTGAAACCGATTTAAATTTGGCCAAGATTCATTTAACAAATAGTGCGAATTCAGGTAATAATAAAGCTATCGAATTACTTCATAGTATGtag